GCGAGCTCGGCGACGACGCCGAGGTCGTGCGTGATGATGAGGATCGACATGCCGAGCTTCTGGCGCAGCTCGCCGAGCAGCTCGAGGATCTGCGCTTGGATCGTCACGTCGAGCGCCGTGGTCGGCTCGTCGGCGATGAGCAGCTTGGGATTGCACGACAGCGCCATGGCGATCATCACGCGCTGTCGCATGCCGCCCGAGAGCTGGTGCGGATACTCCTTTACCCGGCGCTCCGGGTTCGAAATGTGCACCACCCGCAGCATCTCGACCGTCTTGTCCATCGCGTCGCGGCGGCCCAGTCCCTCGTGCAGCCGGATCGCCTCGGCGATCTGCTCGCCCACCGTGAAGACGGGGTTCAGCGAGGTCATGGGCTCCTGGAAGATCATCGCGATCTCTTTGCCGCGGACCTTGCGTATCTGGGCGGAGGTGAGGTCGAGGAGGCTGCGACCGTTGTAGATGATCTGGCCCTCGACGATTCGGCCGGGCGGCTGGGGGATCAGGCGCATGATGCTCAGCGCGGTGACGCTCTTGCCGCAGCCCGATTCGCCGACGACGCCCAGGGTCTCGCCTCTGTTGATATAGAGGTCGACGCCGTCGACGGCCCGGACCACCCCCTCGTCGGTGAAGAAGTGCGTCTTGAGGCCCTTCACTTCCAGGAGACGTTCGGCCATGGGGCCTCCTATCGAGTCCCGGCTCGGTGGGGAGACGGGGAGCCGTCCTCGACCACGCTAGCCACGTTCCCTTGCGGCCTCCGCTGCTCGTCGGCGATACACGCCGAGAAGCAACGGGTCTCGGATGGCTCCCCGTCCCCCCACCGCCCTCGACGCGTTTCGACGTCCCCGGCCGTGGCTACCATCGGCTGGCGATCTCGCCGAGCGCGTCCAGCGCGCGTCTGATGTCATCGGCGTCGACGTCCTTGTGGGTGACGCAGCGGATCGCGGCGGGGCCGATGGCGTGGATCTTGACCTTGCGGGCGGCGCAGCCCTTCACCAGCTCGTTGACCGGGCTCTCCGGCGGGGGGCCGCCCGGCCGCTCGAGCTTGAAGATGACGATGTTCGTCTGCACGCTGGCGAGGTCGACGCTGAGCCCGGGGAGCTTGGCGATCCCTTCGGCCAGCGCGCGCGCGTTGGCGTGATCCTCGGCCAGACGGTCGACCATGCGCTCGAGGGCGACGATGCCGGCGGCGGCGATCACGCCGGCCTGCCGCATCCCGCCGCCCAGCATCTTCCGGATCCGCCGCGCCCGCCCGATCAGCTCCGCGCTGCCGCAGACCACGGATCCCACCGGCGCGCCCAGGCCCTTGGAGAGGCAAAAAGTTAACGAGTCGACGGGGCGGGTGAACTCCCGCGCGTCGCGCCGGAGCGCGACGGCGGCGTTGAACAGTCGAGCACCGTCCAGATGCACGGGCACGCCCGCGCCGTGGGCGACGGCGGCCACGGCGGCGATCTCTTCCGGCGTGCAGCAGGTGCCCCCGTGACGGTTATGCGTGTTCTCGACGCAGACGAGCCCGGTGGGCGGAACGTGGATGTTCGCCGGGCGGAGCGCCTCGCGCACCTGGGCGGGCATGAGGAAGCCGCGCTCGGTCTTCAGCGGGCGCATCTGCACGCCGCCGATCGCCGAAGTGCCGGCCACTTCGTAATTGAAGATGTGAGAGTCGAGGTCGAGCACGACCTCCTGGCCCGGGCGGGTCTGGGCCAATACGGAAACGAGGTTGCCCTGGGTCCCGGACGTAACGAATAGGCCTGCTTCCTTTCCCATTCGTTCCGCTGCCATGGCTTCCAGCCTTTTGACGGTCGGGTCCTCCTCCCAGACGTCGTCGCCGACCTCGGCGCGCGCCATGGCCTCGCGCATCTCGGGGGTCGGGAGCGTGAGCGTGTCGGATCTGAGGTCGACGATGTCGCGCACGATGGCTATCTCTGGGCCCGCAGCCGCTGAACGGCTCGCCGTCCGAACTCGGTGTGGGCGAACTCGCTCTCGAGTCGGACGAGCAGCTCCCGGGCCTCCGCCGTCTTGCCCTCGCGGAGGTACACCTCGGACAGCAGCCAGAGGGCCTCGGGGATGACGAGCGTCCGCGGATACTCCTTCAGCACCTGCTCGAGCCGCTGCCGGGCCGCGCCCGGATTGCCCTGGTTGAAGTAGAAGTTCGCCACCCAGACTTCCTTCTGAGCCAGGCGGCCCCGGCAGATGTCGATCTTGGCCAGCGCCTCGGTCGCGTAGCGGCTCTCCGGGTAGTCCTGGACGAGCTTCTTGAACTGCTCGAGCGCCTTCTTGGCCAGGGTCTGGTCCTGCTCGATGGGCTTGATCTGGTCGTAGTACGCCATCGCCAGCCGGTACTGGACCAGATCGGCGATCCGGTCGCGCGGGTAGAATGCCATGAACGTCTCGAACTCTTTGATGGCCTTGTCGAACTCGCTCTCGCGATAGAAGGCCTCGCCGATCAGGAAGCGGCCGCGGGACGCGTACGACGAGTTGGGGTGGCGCTCGACGATCTTCTTGAAGTGCTCGCGCGCCTCGTTGTACTGCCGTTTGTCCAGCCCCTGCTCACCGAGCTTGTAGAGCTCCTCGGGTGGCAGGATCGGCGTGGGCGCCGGCCTCAGCCAGCCACAGCCGGCCCCTACCAGGATCAGGCCCGCGAGCACGGAGCGTCGAAACGCAGCAGCAACGTCAGGCATGAAATTGCCTGTATATACCACATCCTAAGGCCAAAAATCCTTTGACTTGGAGTCCGCCGCCCGGTATTAGGAAGGACACTCAGGGAGGCGTCAGCGCCATGGCTTTCCCGCGCATGCTCCGCGTCCGTCAGACGTTCCCCCGTCCCCGGGTCGCCGACATCCCCCGGGCGGTGGCCGAGACCCTGGCCGGCGCCGGGGTGCCCATCAAGCGCGGCGATACCGTCGCCGTCGGCGCCGGCAGCCGCGGTATCGCGAACATCGACGCCATCGTCGGCGCCACGGTGAAGTGGCTCAAGGATTGCGGGGCCCGCCCCTTCGTCTTCCCGGCCATGGGCAGCCACGGCGGCGGCACGCCCGCGGGGCAGCTCTCCGTGCTGGCGCATTACGGGATCACCGAGGCCACGATGGGCTGTCCCCTCCGGGCCACTATGGAGGTGGTGCCGGTGGGCGAGGCGCTCGGCCTCCCGGTGTGGCTCGATCGCTGGGCATCGGAGGCCGACTGGATCGGGCTCGTCAACCGCGTCAAGCCCCACACCGATTTCAAGGGCTCGATCGAGTCGGGCCTGTTCAAGATGATGACGATCGGGCTCGGCAAGTACAAGGGGGCCATCCAGTATCACCGCGCGAACATCCACCACGGCTACGAGAAAGTGATCACCGCGGTGGGCCGCGAGATGCTGGCCAAGGTGCCCATCGGCTTCGGCCTCGGCATCGTGGAGAACGGGTACGACGAGACCGCGCGCCTGGAGGCGTTCAGCGCCGCCAACCTGGAGGAGGGCGAGCGGCGGCTCCTGAAGGACGCTCGCGAGTGGATGGCGCGCCTGCCGTTCTCGCCGATCGACGTGCTGATCGTGGAGGCGATGGGCAAGAACATCTCCGGCGCCGGCATGGACACCAACGTCATCGGCCGGCCCTCGAACCCCCACGAGCCGT
This region of Candidatus Methylomirabilota bacterium genomic DNA includes:
- a CDS encoding GntG family PLP-dependent aldolase, producing MREAMARAEVGDDVWEEDPTVKRLEAMAAERMGKEAGLFVTSGTQGNLVSVLAQTRPGQEVVLDLDSHIFNYEVAGTSAIGGVQMRPLKTERGFLMPAQVREALRPANIHVPPTGLVCVENTHNRHGGTCCTPEEIAAVAAVAHGAGVPVHLDGARLFNAAVALRRDAREFTRPVDSLTFCLSKGLGAPVGSVVCGSAELIGRARRIRKMLGGGMRQAGVIAAAGIVALERMVDRLAEDHANARALAEGIAKLPGLSVDLASVQTNIVIFKLERPGGPPPESPVNELVKGCAARKVKIHAIGPAAIRCVTHKDVDADDIRRALDALGEIASRW
- a CDS encoding [Fe-S]-binding protein, whose product is MAFPRMLRVRQTFPRPRVADIPRAVAETLAGAGVPIKRGDTVAVGAGSRGIANIDAIVGATVKWLKDCGARPFVFPAMGSHGGGTPAGQLSVLAHYGITEATMGCPLRATMEVVPVGEALGLPVWLDRWASEADWIGLVNRVKPHTDFKGSIESGLFKMMTIGLGKYKGAIQYHRANIHHGYEKVITAVGREMLAKVPIGFGLGIVENGYDETARLEAFSAANLEEGERRLLKDAREWMARLPFSPIDVLIVEAMGKNISGAGMDTNVIGRPSNPHEPFPADPKILWIVALDLTEESYGNATGIGNADFTTRKLVDKIDMKATLINCITACAPNGAKVPATYETDREAIETALSCIGLTPPERARVIRIKNTLMLGEIEISEAYRPELAQRPDLTPLGDPASLPFDAAGRLLPL
- a CDS encoding outer membrane protein assembly factor BamD, whose protein sequence is MLAGLILVGAGCGWLRPAPTPILPPEELYKLGEQGLDKRQYNEAREHFKKIVERHPNSSYASRGRFLIGEAFYRESEFDKAIKEFETFMAFYPRDRIADLVQYRLAMAYYDQIKPIEQDQTLAKKALEQFKKLVQDYPESRYATEALAKIDICRGRLAQKEVWVANFYFNQGNPGAARQRLEQVLKEYPRTLVIPEALWLLSEVYLREGKTAEARELLVRLESEFAHTEFGRRAVQRLRAQR
- a CDS encoding ABC transporter ATP-binding protein; translated protein: MAERLLEVKGLKTHFFTDEGVVRAVDGVDLYINRGETLGVVGESGCGKSVTALSIMRLIPQPPGRIVEGQIIYNGRSLLDLTSAQIRKVRGKEIAMIFQEPMTSLNPVFTVGEQIAEAIRLHEGLGRRDAMDKTVEMLRVVHISNPERRVKEYPHQLSGGMRQRVMIAMALSCNPKLLIADEPTTALDVTIQAQILELLGELRQKLGMSILIITHDLGVVAELAERIVVMYAGKIVEQADTKELFSEPLHPYTRGLLQSVPSYGDNAKKKRLPTIPGVVPDLMRLGEGCRFRERCPDAIDMCG